Proteins from one Ipomoea triloba cultivar NCNSP0323 chromosome 1, ASM357664v1 genomic window:
- the LOC116033968 gene encoding bifunctional nuclease 1-like, protein MHSLQGPVVCPVVRAKLTDRSPIPVNSPVVKATRILTSGFWGINGFHIRQSLVAQKPRPRISKLITCTFSSSSNGNGSRAENFNENDAEYVDSSVVEAVEVRSGPEGFMIKMRDGRHLRCVHNNPQGGHLPDYAPHPAIVLKMEDGTGLLLPIIVLEMPSVLLMAAVRNVQIARPTMYQVVKDMIEKMGYEVKLVRVTKRVHEAYFAQLYLTKQFGNHSESISFDLRPSDAINIAVRCKVPIQVNKYLAYSDGMKVVESAKPLVQGPLDASVLTELDRPSAQPGIETKEFILVRNMLIAAVEERYKDAAQWRDKLTQLRSKRNWT, encoded by the exons ATGCATTCACTTCAAGGGCCTGTTGTTTGTCCAGTGGTTCGGGCTAAGCTAACGGATCGATCCCCCATTCCTGTCAATTCGCCCGTGGTGAAAGCTACTAGAATTCTCACAAGTGGATTCTGGGGGATCAATGGGTTCCATATTAGGCAGAGTCTTGTGGCTCAGAAACCTCGGCCACGAATAAGCAAGTTGATTACATGCACTTTCAGTTCATCGTCAAATGGCAATGGCAGCAGAGCGGAGAACTTCAATGAGAATGATGCTGAATATGTGGATTCCAGCGTGGTTGAAGCTG TTGAAGTACGGAGTGGTCCAGAAGGTTTCATGATCAAGATGAGAGATGGTAGACATCTCCGATGTGTCCATAACAACCCTCAGGGTGGTCATCTACCTGATTATGCCCCGCATCCCGCAATAGTGTTAAAAATGGAAGATGGGACTGGCCTTCTTCTCCCAATTATTGTTC TGGAGATGCCAAGTGTACTGTTGATGGCAGCTGTACGCAACGTACAAATT GCCAGACCAACAATGTACCAAGTCGTGAAGGATATGATTGAGAAGATGGGATATGAG GTAAAACTTGTACGTGTTACAAAGAGAGTACATGAGGCATATTTTGCTCAACTTTACCTCACCAAG CAATTTGGTAACCATAGTGAGAGTATCAGCTTTGACCTCCGACCTTCTGATGCCATCAACATTGCTGTGAGATGCAAG GTGCCAATACAAGTCAACAAATACTTGGCTTACAGTGATGGCATGAAGGTGGTCGAGTCTGCAAAGCCATTGGTACAGGGTCCTTTAGATGCATCAGTGTTAACGGAGCTGGACAG ACCAAGTGCCCAGCCGGGCATTGAGACAAAGGAGTTCATTCTTGTGCGCAACATGCTGATCGCTGCAGTAGAGGAACGCTATAAAGATGCAG CTCAATGGAGGGACAAGCTCACTCAACTCCGTTCCAAGAGGAATTGGACATAG